Proteins encoded together in one Impatiens glandulifera chromosome 1, dImpGla2.1, whole genome shotgun sequence window:
- the LOC124917644 gene encoding glycosyltransferase BC10-like, giving the protein MKVLSSLIHLRAIIIHFLFFASVLSVGIIIFFHVSTSNHQSVISDEASTENMPVNEYSDKFPPQHKDVDENDQVLLWRRRASVNINVVNSGEAKVAFMFLTRGSLPLAPLWEKFFKGNKGKYSIYVHTKPLFNLTFPQSSVFYGTSIPSKVVEWGKFNMVEAERRLLGNALMDPLNQYFVLLSESCIPLFNFSTVHSYVLGSRTTFVEAYDLLGPTGQGRYSYRMRPLIKLDQWRKGSQWFAMDRHLAIEVISDDIYFQKFMRKCKIGSCYADEHYLPTFVNIRFADSNSNRSLTWVDWSRGGHHPASFYRTRVTIELLKKLRNGSTCEYNGKTTNVCFLFARKFLPNSLDRLLRFAPKIMHFD; this is encoded by the exons ATGAAGGTTTTAAGCTCTCTAATTCATCTTCGAgcaataataattcatttccTTTTCTTTGCATCAGTTTTATCTGTCGGAATCATAATCTTCTTTCACGTTTCCACAAGTAATCATCAATCAGTTATCTCCGATGAAGCCTCAACTGAAAACATGCCGGTAAATGAGTACTCCGATAAGTTTCCGCCGCAGCACAAGGACGTGGATGAAAACGACCAAGTACTGCTATGGCGGCGGAGGGCGTCGGTTAACATTAACGTCGTTAATAGTGGTGAAGCTAAAGTTGCTTTCATGTTCTTAACTAGAGGGTCTCTTCCGTTAGCACCTCTTTGGGAGAAGTTTTTTAAAGGGAATAAAGGGAAATACAGTATTTATGTTCATACAAAGCCATTATTCAATCTAACGTTTCCTCAGTCTTCTGTTTTCTATGGCACATCCATTCCAAGCAAG GTGGTAGAGTGGGGAAAATTTAACATGGTGGAAGCAGAGAGACGATTATTAGGCAATGCCTTGATGGATCCATTAAACCAATACTTTGTTCTTCTCTCAGAATCATGCATCCCCCTCTTCAATTTCTCAACGGTACATTCTTATGTTTTGGGCTCACGCACTACATTTGTGGAGGCCTATGACTTATTGGGCCCAACTGGTCAAGGCCGATACAGTTACCGTATGAGGCCCTTAATAAAGCTCGATCAATGGCGAAAAGGGTCTCAATGGTTTGCAATGGATCGCCATCTGGCAATCGAGGTGATCTCAGACGACATATATTTTCAAAAGTTTATGCGCAAATGCAAGATAGGATCATGTTATGCGGATGAGCACTATCTGCCGACATTTGTTAACATCCGATTTGCCGATAGCAATTCCAACCGGAGTTTGACATGGGTTGATTGGTCTAGGGGAGGGCACCACCCGGCCTCCTTTTATAGAACACGCGTGACGAttgaattattgaaaaaattgagAAATGGAAGTACTTGCGAGTATAATGGGAAGACAACAAATGTTTGTTTCTTATTTGCGAGAAAGTTCTTGCCCAATAGTTTGGATAGATTACTTAGGTTTGCACCAAAAATCATGCATTTTGATTGA